GACGTGCGGCACATCCCGTCAGTCACCAAGTTGTCGCCCTTCCATTCCAAGTCCAACCCTTGCAGATATTCGTTGAAATAGTGGGAACCCATTGCGACCAGACCCGTTTCCAGCGGGACCATAGAACCGTCGATCAGCTCAACGCCTGTCATCTCGTGATCATGACCGAGGAAGCGCTTAATCGGCAATTCTACTAGAGGATAGCCGTGATCGCGCAACTTTTTACGCATTTCTGCACTCACCTCAAACAAGCCCTGCGTAAACACGGTGATGTAGGGGGTAAACCAGTTCAGCACAAAGGCGGTGTTGATATTGCCTTCGGAGTTGACAAATAGCCCGCACCGTTTGTCCGCCATTTCGTAGCCGTCGCAAATCATGCAAACGTGCAGGTTATAGCCTGCGTAGTCGTACACGTTTTGCATGTTTTCCAGATGCGGCAAGTGGTCGATGATGCCGCTGGCGGCGATGACATACCTGCTCCGAAATACGGGATATACGCTGTCGGCCTTGCCGACTTTCACTTTCACCGCAAAGGTGTCGCCCTCGTCTTCGACCGATTCCACATAGCCGCGCAGATGGTCTGCACC
The Thermoleptolyngbya sichuanensis A183 DNA segment above includes these coding regions:
- a CDS encoding NAD(P)/FAD-dependent oxidoreductase, giving the protein MKLSKKNLGDRLNHVYDVIIVGGGAGGLSAAIYLQRYRLSCLVVEKGRGRSFWMQDLRNYLGLPPDTPGRDLLQQGQDHALSLGADHLRGYVESVEDEGDTFAVKVKVGKADSVYPVFRSRYVIAASGIIDHLPHLENMQNVYDYAGYNLHVCMICDGYEMADKRCGLFVNSEGNINTAFVLNWFTPYITVFTQGLFEVSAEMRKKLRDHGYPLVELPIKRFLGHDHEMTGVELIDGSMVPLETGLVAMGSHYFNEYLQGLDLEWKGDNLVTDGMCRTSHPRIFALGDLKEGINQVAIAVADGALAATAIWREIRRASPPRRWEAHLDKSHSDSDSDILPPESFPQPIEAAS